From a region of the Mycolicibacterium sp. MU0050 genome:
- a CDS encoding 5-(carboxyamino)imidazole ribonucleotide synthase — MDNVPIPSHTRSAQSMPVVAMVGGGQLARMTHQAAIALGQTLRVLAVDPADPAAQVSPDVVVGSHTDLDALRQVAKGATVLTFDHEHVPTEHLAKLVADGVTVAPPPEALVHAQDKLVMRTKLAALGAPVPRFAEVTSADVAQQFAVDAGGAAVIKTIRGGYDGRGVVLLDSPEQAREVAADYLADGVPIMIEERVAMRRELSALVARSAFGQGAAWPVVQTVQRDGICVEVLAPAPELAEDTAATAQQLGLRLAAELGVVGVLAVELFETVDGAILVNELAMRPHNSGHWTMDGSVTSQFEQHLRAVLDYPLGATAARVPLVVMANVLGAPQTPQMSVDERVHHLFARMPDAKVHLYGKGERPGRKLGHVNLLARPGDTPDAVRERAHRAAHWLSHAQWTDGYDEHSGTNISGANISGTNISGTNMETGTDGD, encoded by the coding sequence ATGGATAACGTGCCCATTCCGTCTCATACGCGCTCCGCACAGAGCATGCCCGTGGTGGCCATGGTCGGCGGCGGTCAGCTCGCCCGGATGACCCACCAGGCCGCCATCGCCCTCGGCCAGACGCTGCGGGTGCTGGCGGTCGACCCGGCCGACCCGGCCGCGCAGGTCAGCCCGGACGTGGTGGTGGGCTCACACACCGACCTCGACGCGCTGCGCCAGGTCGCCAAGGGCGCGACGGTGTTGACGTTCGACCACGAGCATGTCCCCACCGAACATCTCGCGAAGCTGGTGGCCGACGGGGTGACCGTGGCCCCGCCGCCAGAGGCGCTGGTGCACGCGCAGGACAAGCTGGTGATGCGCACCAAACTCGCGGCGCTGGGCGCCCCCGTCCCGCGGTTCGCCGAGGTCACCTCCGCCGACGTGGCGCAGCAGTTTGCCGTCGACGCCGGCGGCGCCGCGGTGATCAAGACGATCCGGGGCGGCTACGACGGGCGCGGGGTGGTCCTGCTGGACAGCCCCGAGCAGGCTCGCGAAGTGGCCGCGGACTACCTCGCCGACGGCGTGCCGATCATGATCGAGGAGCGCGTGGCCATGCGCCGGGAGTTGTCGGCCCTGGTGGCGCGTTCGGCCTTCGGGCAGGGTGCGGCCTGGCCGGTGGTGCAGACCGTGCAGCGCGACGGCATCTGCGTGGAGGTCCTGGCGCCGGCTCCGGAGCTGGCCGAGGACACCGCGGCCACCGCCCAGCAGCTCGGGCTGCGACTGGCCGCCGAACTCGGCGTCGTCGGCGTGCTCGCGGTCGAGTTGTTCGAGACCGTCGACGGCGCGATCCTGGTCAACGAGCTCGCCATGCGGCCGCACAACTCCGGGCACTGGACCATGGACGGGTCGGTGACCAGTCAGTTCGAGCAGCACCTGCGGGCGGTGCTGGACTACCCGCTGGGCGCCACCGCGGCCCGCGTCCCGCTGGTGGTGATGGCCAACGTGCTGGGCGCCCCGCAGACCCCGCAGATGAGCGTCGACGAGCGGGTGCACCACCTGTTCGCCCGGATGCCGGACGCCAAGGTGCACCTGTACGGCAAGGGGGAGCGGCCCGGCCGCAAGCTGGGCCACGTGAACCTGCTGGCCCGACCCGGTGACACCCCCGACGCCGTGCGGGAGCGCGCGCACCGGGCCGCACACTGGCTGTCCCACGCGCAATGGACCGATGGCTACGACGAACATTCGGGGACGAACATTTCAGGGGCGAACATTTCAGGGACGAACATTTCAGGGACGAACATGGAGACGGGCACTGATGGCGACTGA
- a CDS encoding PH domain-containing protein: MGYPDNVLASDEQVVLHRHPHWKRLVGPVLILLVVTALASFGAAYVNSLNWDGNAAAVVSLVILAIWLVIVGWLSVWPFLTWWTTHFVITDRRVMFRHGLLTRAGIDIPLARINSVEFRHGIVDRMLRTGTLIIESASQDPLEFYDIPRVEKVHALLYHEVFDTVGSDEFPS; encoded by the coding sequence GTGGGATACCCCGACAATGTTTTGGCCAGCGACGAGCAGGTGGTGCTGCACCGGCATCCGCACTGGAAGCGGCTGGTGGGCCCGGTGCTGATCCTGTTGGTCGTCACCGCGCTGGCGTCCTTCGGCGCGGCCTACGTCAACTCGTTGAATTGGGACGGCAACGCCGCCGCGGTGGTCTCGCTGGTGATCCTGGCGATCTGGCTGGTGATCGTCGGCTGGCTCTCGGTGTGGCCGTTCCTGACGTGGTGGACCACGCACTTCGTGATCACCGATCGCCGGGTGATGTTCCGGCACGGGCTGCTGACCCGCGCGGGCATCGACATCCCGCTGGCGCGTATCAACAGCGTGGAATTCCGGCACGGCATCGTCGACCGGATGCTGCGCACCGGCACCCTGATCATCGAGTCAGCGAGCCAGGATCCCTTGGAGTTCTACGACATCCCGCGCGTCGAGAAGGTGCACGCGCTGCTGTATCACGAGGTCTTCGACACCGTGGGGTCCGACGAGTTCCCCAGCTGA
- the purE gene encoding 5-(carboxyamino)imidazole ribonucleotide mutase, translated as MATDPRVGLIMGSDSDWSVMVDAAEALAEFGVPFEVGVVSAHRTPGRMLDYAKSAADRGLEVIIAGAGGAAHLPGMVAAATPLPVIGVPVPLARLDGLDSLLSIVQMPAGVPVATVSIGGARNAGLLAVRILGAADRALRDRMVRFQADLEAMVLDKDAALRQKLLGE; from the coding sequence ATGGCGACTGATCCCCGCGTGGGGCTGATCATGGGCAGCGACAGCGACTGGTCGGTGATGGTTGACGCGGCCGAGGCGCTCGCGGAATTCGGGGTGCCCTTCGAGGTGGGTGTCGTCTCCGCGCATCGCACCCCCGGGCGGATGCTCGACTACGCGAAGTCGGCCGCCGATCGCGGCCTCGAGGTGATCATCGCCGGGGCCGGCGGTGCGGCGCATCTGCCCGGCATGGTCGCCGCGGCGACGCCGCTGCCGGTGATCGGCGTGCCGGTGCCGCTGGCGCGCCTCGACGGGCTGGATTCGCTGCTGTCGATCGTGCAGATGCCCGCCGGGGTGCCGGTGGCCACGGTGTCGATCGGCGGCGCGCGCAACGCCGGCCTGCTGGCGGTGCGCATTCTCGGTGCCGCCGACCGTGCGCTGCGCGACCGGATGGTGCGGTTCCAGGCCGACCTGGAGGCGATGGTGCTGGACAAGGATGCGGCGCTTCGCCAGAAGCTGCTGGGCGAGTAA
- a CDS encoding TIGR03089 family protein, translated as MLNLASAVLDPLLNDNPAGPRITYYDDATGERIELSTATLANWAAKTANLLRDELGAQPGTTVAVLLPAHWQTAAVLFGVWWIGAEVTLSGPADIALCTADRLDEADEAVGMGEIAVLSLDPFGKPVPDLPVGITDYATAVRAQGDQIVPETGPGPALGGRTPEEVLDQARTAAAARDLQPGDRVLSALGWSTPDELLANVVGVFAVGASLVQVTNPDDAVTERRIQTEKVTKVLD; from the coding sequence GTGCTGAACCTGGCCTCGGCGGTGCTCGACCCGCTGCTGAACGACAATCCCGCGGGTCCGCGCATCACCTACTACGACGACGCAACCGGGGAGCGCATCGAGCTGTCCACCGCGACGCTGGCGAACTGGGCGGCCAAGACCGCCAACCTGCTGCGCGACGAACTGGGCGCGCAGCCGGGCACCACGGTGGCGGTGCTGCTGCCCGCGCACTGGCAGACCGCGGCCGTGCTTTTCGGGGTGTGGTGGATCGGCGCCGAGGTGACGCTGTCCGGGCCGGCCGACATCGCGCTGTGCACCGCCGACCGGCTCGACGAGGCCGACGAGGCGGTGGGCATGGGTGAGATCGCCGTGCTGTCGCTGGACCCGTTCGGAAAGCCGGTGCCGGACCTCCCGGTCGGGATCACCGACTACGCGACCGCCGTGCGCGCCCAGGGCGACCAGATCGTCCCGGAGACCGGACCCGGCCCGGCGCTGGGCGGACGAACCCCCGAAGAGGTGCTCGACCAGGCCCGAACCGCCGCCGCGGCAAGGGATCTGCAGCCCGGTGACCGCGTGCTGAGCGCGCTGGGCTGGTCCACCCCGGACGAGCTGCTGGCCAACGTGGTCGGGGTGTTCGCGGTGGGCGCCTCGCTGGTGCAGGTCACCAATCCCGATGACGCCGTCACCGAGCGGCGCATCCAGACCGAGAAGGTGACGAAAGTCCTGGACTGA
- a CDS encoding acyl-CoA dehydrogenase, with amino-acid sequence MADWSGNPSFDLFELPEEHRELRAAIRALCEKEIAPHAADVDENARFPQEALDALNASGFSAIHVPDEYGGQGADSVAACIVIEEVARVDASASLIPAVNKLGTMGLILRGSDELKKQVLPSIADGSAMASYALSEREAGSDAAGMRTRAKADGDDWILNGAKCWITNGGKSTWYTVMAVTDPDKGANGISAFMVHADDEGFTVGPKERKLGIKGSPTTELYFENCRIPGDRIIGEPGTGFKTALATLDHTRPTIGAQAVGIAQGALDAAIEYTKDRKQFGTAISDFQGVQFMLADMAMKVEAARLMVYTAAARAERGEHNLGFISAASKCLASDVAMEVTTDAVQLFGGAGYTTDFPVERMMRDAKITQIYEGTNQIQRVVMSRALLR; translated from the coding sequence ATGGCTGACTGGAGTGGCAATCCGTCGTTCGATTTGTTCGAGCTGCCCGAGGAGCACCGGGAGCTGCGGGCGGCGATCCGAGCGTTGTGCGAGAAGGAGATCGCGCCGCACGCGGCCGATGTCGACGAGAACGCGCGCTTCCCGCAGGAGGCGCTCGACGCGCTGAACGCCTCGGGCTTCAGCGCCATCCACGTCCCCGACGAATACGGCGGCCAGGGGGCGGACTCGGTGGCGGCCTGCATCGTCATCGAGGAGGTCGCCCGGGTCGACGCCTCGGCGTCGCTGATCCCGGCGGTCAACAAGCTGGGCACCATGGGCCTGATCCTGCGCGGCTCCGACGAGCTCAAGAAGCAGGTGCTGCCGTCGATCGCCGACGGCTCGGCGATGGCCTCCTACGCGCTGTCCGAGCGCGAGGCCGGTAGCGACGCCGCCGGCATGCGCACCCGGGCCAAGGCCGACGGCGACGACTGGATCCTCAACGGCGCCAAATGCTGGATCACCAACGGCGGCAAGTCCACCTGGTACACCGTGATGGCGGTGACCGATCCGGACAAGGGCGCCAACGGCATCTCGGCGTTCATGGTGCACGCCGACGACGAGGGCTTCACCGTCGGCCCGAAGGAACGCAAGCTCGGCATCAAGGGTTCACCGACCACCGAGCTGTACTTCGAGAACTGTCGGATCCCCGGGGACCGGATCATCGGCGAGCCCGGCACCGGGTTCAAGACCGCGCTGGCCACCCTGGACCACACCCGCCCGACCATCGGCGCCCAGGCCGTCGGCATCGCCCAGGGCGCGCTGGACGCGGCGATCGAATACACCAAGGACCGCAAGCAATTCGGCACCGCCATCAGTGACTTCCAGGGCGTGCAGTTCATGCTCGCCGACATGGCGATGAAGGTCGAGGCCGCCCGGCTGATGGTCTACACCGCCGCGGCGCGCGCCGAACGCGGCGAGCACAACCTCGGCTTCATCTCCGCGGCCAGCAAGTGCCTGGCCTCCGACGTGGCCATGGAGGTCACCACCGACGCTGTGCAGTTGTTCGGCGGCGCCGGCTACACCACCGACTTCCCCGTCGAGCGGATGATGCGCGACGCCAAGATCACCCAGATCTACGAGGGCACCAACCAGATCCAACGCGTCGTCATGAGCCGCGCACTGCTGCGCTGA
- a CDS encoding LCP family protein yields the protein MPVQVLRVISSAIAIAIVLGTGVAWAKIRSFEGGIHHISTAALGGDGDDGAIDILLVGSDSRTDAHGNPLTPEELAILHAGNDVATNTDTIILVRIPNNGESATAISIPRDTYVELPDDQGKMKINGVYGDAKLATMKDLIEVQKMDPLEGEKRGIEAGRESLIKTVAKLTGVTVDHYAEIGLLGFSLITDALGGVDVCLKDAVYEPLSGADFPAGWQKLDGPRALSFVRQRHDLPRGDLDRVVRQQVVMASLAHQVISSKTLSSPATLNRLQDAVQRSVVLSEGWDIMSFIDQLQKLAAGNVVFATIPVLDEAGWSDDGMQSVVRVDEAAVKDWVESLLHNQDEGNTEEVAYSRDKTTVDVINDSDVGGLAAAVSTILSGKGFTAGHVGNNDRERVENSQIQAASSDDLGAQHVAEELGLPVVADESLPEGTVRVVLSYDYVGPGSGLDGSEPELAASSPDVGTFQINSAPAPSPIITAGSDDPKCVN from the coding sequence GTGCCGGTCCAGGTCTTGCGCGTCATCTCCAGTGCGATAGCCATCGCGATCGTGCTCGGCACCGGGGTCGCGTGGGCCAAGATCCGGTCCTTCGAGGGCGGCATCCATCACATCAGCACCGCTGCGCTCGGCGGCGACGGTGACGACGGCGCCATCGACATCCTGCTGGTGGGCTCCGACAGCCGCACCGACGCGCACGGCAACCCGTTGACCCCCGAGGAACTGGCCATCCTGCACGCCGGCAACGACGTGGCCACCAACACCGACACGATCATCCTGGTCCGCATCCCGAACAACGGCGAGTCCGCCACGGCCATCTCGATCCCCCGGGACACCTACGTCGAACTGCCCGACGACCAGGGCAAGATGAAGATCAACGGGGTCTACGGCGACGCCAAGCTGGCGACGATGAAGGACCTCATCGAGGTCCAGAAGATGGACCCGCTCGAAGGTGAGAAGCGCGGCATCGAGGCCGGCCGCGAATCGCTGATCAAGACCGTCGCCAAGCTGACCGGTGTCACGGTGGACCATTACGCGGAGATCGGCCTGCTGGGCTTCTCCTTGATCACCGACGCCCTCGGCGGTGTCGACGTCTGCCTCAAAGACGCGGTGTACGAACCGCTTTCGGGAGCCGACTTCCCGGCCGGCTGGCAGAAGCTGGACGGTCCCCGCGCGCTGAGCTTCGTGCGGCAGCGCCACGACCTGCCCCGCGGCGACCTGGACCGAGTGGTGCGCCAGCAGGTGGTGATGGCTTCCCTTGCCCACCAGGTGATCTCCAGCAAGACGCTGTCCAGCCCCGCCACCCTGAACCGGCTGCAGGACGCCGTCCAGCGCTCGGTGGTGCTCTCCGAGGGCTGGGACATCATGAGCTTCATCGACCAGCTGCAGAAGCTGGCGGCCGGCAATGTGGTGTTCGCCACCATCCCGGTGCTCGACGAGGCCGGCTGGAGCGACGACGGCATGCAGAGTGTGGTGCGCGTCGACGAGGCCGCGGTCAAGGACTGGGTGGAGAGCCTGCTGCACAACCAGGACGAGGGCAACACCGAAGAGGTCGCCTACTCCCGGGACAAGACCACCGTCGACGTCATCAACGACTCCGACGTCGGCGGGCTGGCCGCGGCCGTGTCCACGATCCTGAGCGGGAAGGGATTCACCGCCGGCCACGTCGGCAACAACGACCGCGAGCGGGTCGAGAACAGCCAGATCCAGGCGGCCAGTTCCGACGACCTCGGCGCGCAGCACGTCGCCGAGGAGCTGGGCCTACCCGTCGTCGCCGACGAGTCCCTTCCGGAGGGCACGGTGCGCGTGGTGCTGTCCTACGACTACGTCGGTCCCGGGTCCGGTCTCGACGGCTCCGAGCCCGAGTTGGCGGCCAGTTCGCCCGACGTCGGCACCTTCCAGATCAACTCGGCGCCGGCACCGTCGCCGATCATCACCGCCGGATCCGACGACCCCAAGTGCGTCAACTAG
- the rfbD gene encoding dTDP-4-dehydrorhamnose reductase, with amino-acid sequence MSDRIVVTGAAGQVGRFLTARATAEGRPVLALNSAQWNIADPVAAPVLNSGDVVVNCAAYTNVDGAEAAPDDAHAVNATGPANVARACAQAGARLIHISTDYVFGGDAQRGPGRPYELDDPVDPVNVYGRSKLDGERAVAAALPTATVVRTSWVYTGGDGNDFAAVMAGKARAGQAVDVVDDQIGSPTYTGDLVAALLQIIDERLEAPLLHAGNAGEASRFEQARAVYAAVGADPELVRPVGSGAHPRPAARPAYSALAGQQSERAGLRPLPPWRDAVARALAEGRPLAGYPLGRD; translated from the coding sequence GTGTCGGACAGAATCGTGGTCACGGGTGCAGCGGGTCAGGTGGGGCGGTTTCTGACCGCCCGGGCAACAGCGGAGGGCCGGCCGGTGCTGGCGTTGAACTCCGCGCAGTGGAACATCGCCGACCCGGTCGCGGCACCGGTGCTGAACAGCGGTGACGTGGTGGTCAACTGCGCGGCCTACACCAACGTCGACGGCGCGGAGGCGGCTCCCGACGACGCGCACGCGGTCAACGCGACCGGGCCCGCGAATGTGGCGCGCGCCTGCGCGCAGGCCGGTGCGCGACTGATTCACATTTCCACCGATTACGTGTTCGGCGGCGACGCGCAGCGGGGTCCGGGCCGGCCCTACGAACTCGACGACCCCGTCGACCCGGTCAACGTGTACGGCCGCAGCAAGCTCGACGGGGAGCGGGCGGTGGCCGCGGCGCTGCCCACCGCCACGGTGGTCCGCACGTCGTGGGTCTATACCGGCGGCGACGGCAACGACTTCGCGGCCGTGATGGCGGGCAAGGCGCGCGCGGGACAGGCCGTCGACGTCGTCGACGACCAGATCGGCTCGCCCACCTACACCGGCGACCTGGTGGCCGCGTTGCTGCAGATCATCGACGAGCGGCTGGAGGCGCCGCTGCTGCACGCCGGCAACGCCGGCGAGGCCAGCCGCTTCGAGCAGGCCCGCGCGGTCTATGCCGCCGTCGGCGCCGATCCGGAGTTGGTGCGGCCGGTCGGGTCCGGGGCGCACCCGCGGCCGGCCGCGCGCCCGGCGTACTCCGCGTTGGCCGGGCAGCAGTCCGAGCGGGCCGGGTTGCGGCCGCTGCCGCCCTGGCGGGATGCGGTGGCTCGGGCACTCGCCGAAGGCCGACCTTTGGCCGGATACCCTCTAGGCCGTGACTGA
- a CDS encoding glycosyltransferase family 2 protein, which translates to MTDELPVVTVTYSPGPHLERFLSSLTVATDQPVSVVISDNGSSDGTPEEAVERYPNARLIHNGANVGYGRAVNRGVKDVPAESEFLVIANPDVVWAPGSIDALLEVARRWPRAGAVGPLIRDPDGAVYPSARHLPSIIRGGMHAVVGPFWKRNPWTAAYRQDREPPSEREVGWLSGSCLLVRREAFDQIGGFDERYFMYMEDVDLGDRLARAGWQNVYAPSAEILHDKGHATGRDPARNLAAHHESTWTYLSDRHSGWQRSPLRWAMRGALEVRSRLVVRRSRREMRRQER; encoded by the coding sequence GTGACTGACGAACTGCCCGTGGTGACGGTGACGTATTCACCGGGCCCGCACCTCGAGCGGTTCCTGTCGTCCCTGACCGTGGCCACCGATCAGCCCGTCAGCGTCGTGATCTCGGACAACGGTTCGTCCGACGGGACGCCGGAGGAGGCCGTCGAGCGCTACCCGAACGCCCGGCTGATCCACAACGGGGCCAACGTCGGCTACGGGCGGGCGGTCAACCGGGGCGTCAAGGACGTGCCGGCGGAGTCCGAATTCCTGGTGATCGCCAACCCGGACGTGGTGTGGGCACCGGGCAGCATCGACGCGCTGCTCGAGGTGGCCCGGCGCTGGCCGCGGGCCGGCGCCGTGGGTCCGTTGATCCGCGATCCCGACGGCGCGGTCTACCCGTCGGCGCGCCACCTGCCCAGCATCATCCGCGGCGGCATGCATGCGGTGGTGGGTCCGTTCTGGAAGCGCAATCCGTGGACGGCGGCCTACCGGCAGGACCGCGAGCCCCCCAGTGAGCGCGAGGTGGGCTGGTTGTCCGGATCGTGTCTGCTGGTCCGGCGCGAGGCCTTCGACCAGATCGGCGGCTTCGACGAGCGGTATTTCATGTACATGGAGGACGTGGACCTCGGGGACCGGCTGGCGCGGGCGGGATGGCAGAACGTCTACGCGCCGTCGGCCGAGATCCTGCACGACAAGGGACACGCCACCGGACGCGATCCGGCCCGTAACCTGGCCGCGCACCACGAGAGCACCTGGACCTATCTGTCGGATCGGCACTCCGGTTGGCAGCGCAGCCCGTTGCGATGGGCCATGCGGGGCGCGCTGGAGGTGCGGTCACGGCTGGTGGTCCGGCGGTCACGGCGCGAGATGAGGAGACAGGAGCGATGA
- a CDS encoding NDP-sugar synthase, with protein MSGFDPKKVDAVVLVGGKGTRLRPLTLSMPKPMLPTAGLPFLTHLLSRIAATGIERVLLGTSYKAEVFEQEFGDGSKLGLQIEYVFESEPLGTGGGIANVAPRLRHDTVVVFNGDVLSGADLGSMLEFHHDHAADLTLHLVRVADPRAFGSVPTDENGRVTAFLEKTQDPPTDQINAGCYVFDRKIIDRIPRGRPVSVEREVFPALLSDGVKVCGYVDATYWRDMGTPEDFVRGSSDLVRGIATSPALAGHRGESLVHDGASVAPGAVLIGGTVVGRGAEIGPGARLDGAVIFDGARVDAGSVIERSIVGFGAHIGPRALIRDGVIGDGANIGARCELLRGARVWPGVELPDCGIRYSSDV; from the coding sequence ATGAGCGGATTCGATCCGAAGAAGGTCGATGCCGTCGTGCTGGTCGGCGGCAAGGGCACCCGGCTGCGGCCGTTGACGCTGTCGATGCCCAAGCCGATGCTGCCCACCGCGGGCCTGCCGTTTTTGACACATCTGTTGTCCCGCATCGCCGCCACGGGCATCGAGCGGGTCCTGCTGGGCACCTCGTACAAGGCCGAGGTGTTCGAGCAGGAGTTCGGCGACGGCTCCAAGCTCGGCCTGCAGATCGAGTACGTCTTCGAGTCCGAGCCACTGGGCACCGGCGGCGGCATCGCCAACGTGGCGCCGCGGCTGCGGCACGACACCGTGGTGGTGTTCAACGGCGACGTGCTGTCCGGCGCCGACCTGGGCTCCATGCTGGAGTTCCATCACGACCACGCCGCGGATCTGACGCTGCACCTGGTCCGGGTGGCCGACCCGCGGGCGTTCGGTTCGGTGCCCACCGACGAGAACGGCCGAGTCACAGCGTTTCTGGAGAAGACGCAGGACCCCCCGACCGATCAGATCAACGCCGGCTGCTACGTGTTCGACCGCAAGATCATCGATCGCATTCCGCGCGGACGCCCGGTGTCGGTGGAGCGTGAGGTGTTCCCCGCGCTGTTGTCCGACGGGGTGAAGGTGTGCGGCTACGTCGACGCGACGTACTGGCGCGACATGGGTACCCCGGAGGACTTCGTGCGCGGCTCCTCGGATCTGGTGCGCGGCATCGCGACGTCGCCGGCGTTGGCGGGGCACCGCGGTGAGAGCCTGGTGCACGACGGCGCTTCGGTGGCTCCGGGGGCGGTGCTCATCGGCGGCACGGTGGTGGGCCGCGGCGCCGAGATCGGCCCCGGTGCGCGCCTCGACGGTGCGGTCATCTTCGACGGTGCGCGGGTCGACGCCGGCTCGGTGATCGAGCGCTCGATCGTGGGCTTCGGCGCGCACATCGGACCGCGGGCGCTGATCCGCGACGGTGTCATCGGTGACGGCGCCAATATCGGCGCGCGTTGTGAGCTGCTCCGGGGCGCGCGGGTGTGGCCGGGAGTAGAGTTGCCGGACTGCGGGATTCGCTACTCCAGCGACGTGTGA
- a CDS encoding GtrA family protein yields the protein MSFADATIARLPRPVRPFAERHHELIKFAIVGATTFVIDSAIFYTLKLTILEPKPVTAKIIAGIVAVIASYILNREWSFRDRGGRERHHEALLFFGVSGVGVLLSMAPLWVSSYVLMLRVPMVSLTTENIADFISAYIIGNLLQMMFRFWAFRRFVFPDEFARNPDKALESTFTGAGLAEALEDHYELRHPMGAPDPSNSAGNAGVARPLPRGTTPLVEPGNVVTPLRRSRRRAARQLGNSSDPTVSKTS from the coding sequence GTGTCCTTTGCCGATGCCACGATCGCGCGCCTGCCGCGCCCGGTCCGACCGTTCGCCGAGCGGCACCATGAGCTGATCAAATTCGCGATCGTCGGGGCAACCACTTTCGTCATCGATTCGGCAATCTTCTACACGCTGAAGCTCACCATTCTCGAACCCAAGCCCGTGACGGCCAAGATCATCGCGGGCATCGTCGCGGTCATCGCGTCCTACATCCTCAACCGGGAGTGGAGTTTCCGGGACCGCGGCGGCCGCGAGCGACACCACGAGGCCCTGCTGTTCTTCGGCGTCAGCGGGGTCGGCGTGCTGCTGTCCATGGCTCCGCTGTGGGTCTCCAGCTACGTGTTGATGCTGCGCGTCCCCATGGTGTCGCTGACCACCGAGAACATCGCCGACTTCATCTCGGCCTACATCATCGGCAATCTGCTGCAGATGATGTTCCGGTTCTGGGCATTTCGGCGGTTCGTCTTTCCCGACGAATTCGCCCGCAATCCGGACAAGGCGCTGGAGTCCACCTTCACCGGCGCCGGCCTGGCCGAGGCGCTCGAGGATCATTACGAGCTACGCCACCCCATGGGCGCACCGGACCCCAGCAACAGTGCGGGCAACGCGGGTGTTGCCCGGCCTCTTCCTCGCGGAACTACACCGCTCGTCGAACCGGGCAATGTGGTGACGCCGCTGCGCCGGTCGCGGCGCCGGGCGGCGCGTCAGCTGGGGAACTCGTCGGACCCCACGGTGTCGAAGACCTCGTGA
- a CDS encoding biotin--[acetyl-CoA-carboxylase] ligase, with translation MATEAPRPELDVQRLRDRVIGAGAPWRRLDVVPETGSTNADLLARAGAGEDIAGAVLLAEHQTAGRGRHGRSWSAPPRSQLSCSVGVSAAGLPTDAWGWLPLLTGVAVVEALHETCGLQAGLKWPNDVLAGDGKLAGILAEVASPGPTIVVGLGLNVTLTEQEAPDSRATSLLLLGHGDVDRSDLAAAWLARLAARITAWRAAGGPDAALLDDYRRHSRTLGTRVRALLPGDAEITGTATHVDRLGRLGIDDGGAGALVSAGDITHLR, from the coding sequence ATGGCAACCGAGGCCCCGCGACCCGAACTGGATGTGCAGCGGCTGCGCGACCGCGTGATCGGCGCCGGTGCACCGTGGCGCCGCCTCGACGTGGTGCCGGAGACGGGCTCCACCAACGCCGACCTGTTGGCTCGGGCCGGGGCCGGCGAGGACATCGCCGGGGCCGTGCTGCTGGCTGAGCACCAGACCGCGGGCCGCGGCCGTCACGGGCGCAGCTGGTCGGCGCCGCCGCGGTCCCAGCTGTCCTGTTCGGTCGGCGTCAGCGCGGCCGGGCTGCCCACCGACGCCTGGGGTTGGTTGCCCCTGCTGACCGGGGTGGCCGTGGTCGAGGCCCTGCACGAGACCTGCGGGCTGCAGGCGGGTCTGAAGTGGCCCAACGACGTGTTGGCCGGCGACGGCAAACTGGCCGGGATCCTGGCCGAGGTGGCCAGCCCCGGACCGACCATCGTGGTCGGCCTGGGCCTCAACGTCACACTGACCGAGCAGGAGGCCCCGGACTCCCGGGCGACCTCGCTGCTGCTCCTCGGGCACGGCGACGTCGACCGCAGCGACCTCGCCGCGGCCTGGCTGGCTCGGCTCGCCGCCCGGATCACCGCCTGGCGGGCCGCCGGCGGCCCGGACGCGGCGTTGCTCGACGACTATCGCCGCCACAGCCGGACGCTGGGCACTCGGGTGCGGGCGCTGCTACCGGGAGATGCCGAGATCACCGGCACGGCAACACATGTCGATCGGCTGGGCCGCCTCGGTATCGACGACGGGGGCGCCGGGGCGCTGGTGTCCGCCGGCGACATCACCCACCTGCGTTGA